A region of the Pseudarthrobacter oxydans genome:
GCGGTGTTAGCGGTTTCGTTATTAGAGGTGCTCGAGGCGACCAAGAGGGATCCTTCCACAGACCTTCAGGCGTTTTCAGATCTCCCCCGCTGTGCACCCTGCGGAATGCTCCGCAGTGCTACCATCCGGTTCCGCTATATGACCCGGGGCCGGTGCTGACCATGCTGTGACGTTGTTGACGGCACGTTGATTGTCAGCTGCCAGGCAAAGCCCACCGCTATATGAAGGCTGAAGGTAAACAGGGAAGACGCAAATATCTACGATACGGCAAAATAACCTACATGTCTACCCCACATCCGGCGGGATTGCAAGCACCGGATTTCCGCCCGACTCCCTGGCGACGTTGAAGAGGCTTCCTGAACAGGCTTCCCAAGGCGCCGCCCGCGTTCCGGAATGCAACTTGCTTTGCGGAATGCACCTGGCGGGACAGGCGTTTGAATAGTTAGGTGACCAGGGTCACGGTACCCTTGGTGGCCTACACCGAAAACGGACCGGAAGAGATAACCATGGGCAACTCTCCTGACAACACTGACGTTGTCATACTCGCAGCAGCGCGCACACCGCAGGGCCGGCTCAACGGGCAGCTTGCAAGCTTCACCGCGGTGGAGCTCGGCGCCCGCGCCATCAAGGCTGCCCTGGAAGCCAGTGGCGTGGACGCCGCTGACGTGGACGCCGTCATCATGGGACAGGTGCTGCAGGCGGGCGCCGGCCAGAACCCCGCCCGGCAAAGCTCCATCGGCGCCGGCATCGGCTGGGACGTCCCTGCCGTGACCGTCAACAAGGTGTGCCTGTCCGGGCTCACCGCGGTGATTGACGCCGCCCGCCTGATCCGGGCCGGGGAGGCGGACGTTGTGGTGGCCGGCGGCCAGGAATCCATGACCCGCGCCCCGCACCTGCTGCCCGGTTCCAGGCAGGGGTGGACGTACGGCTCGATCCAGGCATTGGACGCCGCCGCCCACGATGGCCTCACCGACGCCTTCGACGGCCAGTCCATGGGCCTCTCCACCGAGACCCGCAACCTGGCACTGGGGATCGACCGGACCTCCCAGGACAACGTCGCTGCGCAGTCCCACCAGCGTGCCGCGCTGGCTGCCAAGAATGGAACGTTC
Encoded here:
- a CDS encoding acetyl-CoA C-acetyltransferase, coding for MGNSPDNTDVVILAAARTPQGRLNGQLASFTAVELGARAIKAALEASGVDAADVDAVIMGQVLQAGAGQNPARQSSIGAGIGWDVPAVTVNKVCLSGLTAVIDAARLIRAGEADVVVAGGQESMTRAPHLLPGSRQGWTYGSIQALDAAAHDGLTDAFDGQSMGLSTETRNLALGIDRTSQDNVAAQSHQRAALAAKNGTFDDEIVPVSVKQRKGDPIVVSTDEGVRPNTSVDSLAGLRAAFVTDGTITAGNSSPLSDGAAALVLASRGYAEKHGLEYLAVVGKPGQVAGPDNSLHSQPSNAIRNALARAGWTTADLDFIEINEAFGSVAVQSLKDLDYPLEKCNIHGGAIALGHPIGASGARLAVHAAHELKRRGTGKAAVSLCGGGGQGEALLLYRD